Part of the Pseudomonas lijiangensis genome is shown below.
ATTTGAAGACGCACCTGCCGGCATCGCCGCAGCCAAGGCTGCCGGAGCCAGTGTGGTGGTGATCACGGCAGCCCACTTGCACCCTTATGAAACTCAAGATGCGACACTCAAGAGCTACCTTGAGGCTCGCGTAGAAACAGAAGGCCAATGGCTGAAACTGGTCCTGTAAGCGCCACAAACAAAAAGCCCCGGTAAACACCGGGGCCATTCAGCAGCTCAGGCTCTCACTTGCGCGCAATGAGCCCAATGGTAAAACCATCGACAGCCGCAATCCTTCCGCGCCACAGCACGCCCGCATCGCAGATCGGGCTTTCATCGGTCGAGTACGTTCTGCAATCCTTCAGATGGATGAAGTGGAAAGCTGGAGTGTCTTCATTGGACTCACCCGGCTTGAACGACAGGATCATCTCCTTCATCGACTCGTCAGTACCGTTATTGAACTGGGCGAAAGGTGCAGAGATATCTGCAGCCAGTTGCTCAAAGTAGGCATCGTGGGAAATCAGATGGCCGGAAACGAGGTTCCCGCCTACCGACAGGGTAATCCCCAACTCAACCTTGGTATTGGCAACGAATTTGACAAGCCACTGAAGCAGCCAGTCGATCTGCTTGCCCTGCCACTTGAACTGGGCAATGACGTCATCATGGCTCTGGCTGGGAGACGGTTGTGGTTGTGACTGGTTTACGTCCGACATCTGATAGCTCCTTGCATCACAAAACGTGAGATTTGGCTCTACCACACCTTAGCTGAAAAAAAGCAAAGGGGCGGACGGAGGTGGGATTTCTTGAAGATCCGTGAAGCACGCCCCAGAATCAGGAAGTCCCCGACACTGGAGCGACTTGGTCATTCATTCACGAAAGCTTCTCTAAACATGGGTATGAGCAAATTGGCACCCCGAAGACTCAGGTGATCGTCATCGAAATAGATAGGCAATCCCCCCTGATCTCCACGGCACCGCCCTGCATCGCAGAGGTAAGGAATGGGGTCAAGAATTTTTACACCACACCGTGCCGCCGCCAAATCCTGTGTATCCACCACATATTTCTGACGCGCCCTGTATTCCTCCAGCGATATCGATACACGCCCATCCATGCCAAGCAAAACACCCCTGGCCATGGACTTGGGAACATTTATTGCCAACTCCGGGATAGGGCGAACCATATAAACAGGTCTATCCTTGGCAAATTCACATGCGGTATTGATAGCGCCCTCACGCATTTCGCTCAAAAAAGCCTCGCTACGGCTTTCGTATTTTTTCGTTAAATAATTCAAAGGTGCCGTGTACTTGATCTTTAGATCAGGCTCATTATAGCCAATGGTATAAACCGATAAACGATTGATAATAATCAGCGGCACCGAGGCTGGTAGCGTATGACTTTTTTCAAGAAACCTTCTTACACTTTCTCCACAACGATAAGTATTATCACTCACATGCTTTAAATCCAGTATGGTAGGGCATGCAGCATAAGTCCAGTCCAGAACATGAAGATTGCGATCAGGCAAAGAATTTTCCACAGCACGAACAAGAGCACCGGCATGACTATCACCAATGACTATGGCTCCCAACTTGCTTCCACCATACGTACATTCAGGATGTTTCCCGGCCCCATAAATATGGCACTCAGTCTGCCTTGGGTTCACATCTTTAGCTTCTGCATAATCCCGGATCGCTTCTTCAGACAATCTGTGGAGATACAAGGTATCCACCTTCGTGACCAGAAAACCCACCAGAGAGACAAACGCAAATACCGTTAATAATCTGAAACTACAAAAAAGCCTGGACGGTCCACTCAAAAACCGACGCCCCGGGCCTTCGATGAATCTGAATGACAGCCATCCAAGAATAATCGAAAGGAAAATTCCGAACAAAACGAGCCACGGGTTTCCCCTGCCTTGAACATATAATAGCCCGACAGCAATCGGCCAGTGCCAGAGATAAAGCGAGTAAGAACAGTTCCCGAGCCATTGCGCGCCCCTGTTACTGCTCCATATCGAATCTTGCTGCGCAGCAATCAATATCAGCAAGGTACCGGACACAGGCAGTAATGCATTGAAACCAGGCCATCTGGTGCTTTCATCAAACAGACAGACTGAAAGAATGATCAACCCATAACCCAGAACCTCAAGCCATCGCCTTAACAGTCTTCCCAAATGAAAATTGTGTAAAACCAGAAACAAGGCACCCCCCAAAAGCATTTCCCAGGCTCTTGATGGCAGCATATAAAAAGCATACATAGGCTTTGTATTTGACAGCATGACTGAAATACAAAAAGAGATGATCGCCCCTGTAAAAAGAACGACAGCATGGATATTCCTGCTTGAGGACAGACGCCACAACAACAATATCCCCAGCGGCAGCAACATATAAAATTGCCATTCGACAGACAGCGACCACGTGTGCAAAAGGAAATTTTCCTTTGCCGCATCATCAAAATAACTAAATTCCTTGTTGAACTGCCAATTTGAGAAAAAACCTATTGCGGCAATCATGCCTTTCCCTATGGATATATATTCCACAGGAAACAATATGAGCCACCCCAACAGCGCCAGAAAAACACAGAGAACTGCCAGAGCCGGAACGATTCTGCGCGCTCTGGACAAATAAAAATCAGAAAGCCTGAATGCCGTCCCGAACCACCCTCTACCCTGAGCTTCCAGCCCTCGAAAGATTATACCGACCATGAGAAAGCCGGATATAACAAAGAAAATATCGACCCCTACAAAACCACCCGAAAACCCATACACGCCAAAATGATATAGAACCACAGACATAACGGCCCATGCTCTAAGCCCGTTAATATCGGACCTGAAACCCTCTCCCCGCCCCAGCGGCGTCATTGGCCGCTCTTGAGAGGTTTCAAGTTGTTCAATACGCCCCATCTATCACTACCTTTAATACTTATTTACAACCCGACAACCCTTATCTCACCGCTGCTTCGTGTGAGCAGTAGAAGATCCGATCCGGCCAAGCGATATACCAGATCGAGCAGAAACCGACCAGCAATAGTTGGAGCAACCTGGCCGACGCCCTTCTACAACGTATACGTCACAAGCTAACGGCTGATACCTTGACCTATTGTCGCGCCCCAAAGGTCTTGTACCGGAGCCATATTCAGGACTTGATTGAAACGACAGAAACAAAAAAGCCCCGTAGACATTCATCTACGGGGCTTTTCAATGTATGGCGGAGAGATAGGGATTCGAACCCTAGGTACCGGTGAAGGTACAACGGATTTCGAATCCGTCCCATTCGGCCACTCTGGCATCTCTCCAACGGCGCGCATGATAACAGCATCGGCGCGTAAGGCGAAGCCCTTTACGCTAATTTTTTTCGTGCTATCAAGCGCTTGCGTAACTTTTTGCCTTAGAGCGGGACGCCCAGGCGGTTTGCGACTTCTTCGTAGGCTTCGATGACGTCACCCAAGCCCTGGCGGAAGCGGTCCTTGTCCATCTTCTTGCGGGTGTCTTTGTCCCACAGGCGGCAGCCGTCAGGGCTGAATTCGTCGCCCAGGACGATCTCGCCGTGGAATACGCCGAACTCGAGCTTGAAGTCGACCAGCAGCAGGCCTGCGTCGTCGAACAGCTTGCTGAGCACTTCGTTGACCTTGAGCGACAGCTCTTTCATGCGAACCAGTTGCTCGGCGGTACCCCAACCGAATGCCACGACGTGGGATTCGTTGATGAACGGGTCGCCCTTGGCGTCGTCCTTCAGGAACAGCTCGAAGGTGTACGGATCGAGCTTGGTGCCCTCTTCCACACCCAGGCGCTTGACCAGACTGCCGGCAGCGTAGTTACGCACGACGCACTCGACGGGGATCATGTCCAGTTTCTTGACCAGGCACTCGTTGTCGCCCAGCAGCTTGTCGAATTGGGTCGGAACGCCCGCTTCTTCCAGCTTCTGCATGATGAAGGCGTTGAACTTGTTGTTCACCATGCCTTTGCGGTCCAGCTGTTCGATGCGCTTGCCGTCGAACGCCGAGGTGTCGTTGCGAAACAGCAGGATCAAGCGGTCAGCGTCGTCGGTCTTGTAAACCGATTTGGCTTTGCCGCGGTAGAGTTCTTCACGTTTTTCCATGATGGGCTCCGCTTGCTAAGTAGTTGGGCTAGGCGATATGTCGCCAGTCGAGCCCTGAATCTTGATCGGCCAGTTCCAGCCAGTCCGGGTCACACCCCAGAGTGTCGGCAAAACATTGCCGGGCCAGATACGGCAGGTTGTTCTTGCTGCTGAGATGGGCCAGCACCAGGTGCTGCAGATCCCTCCATCCCAGTTCGCTCACCAGGTTTGCGGCCTGATGATTGTTCAAATGTCCTGTTTCGCCTCCCACACGCTGCTTGAGAAAGACCGGATAACGGCCTCGGGCAAGCATGTCTCGGCAATGGTTGGCCTCAATCATCAAGGCATCCAGGCCATGATAGCTTTGCAGCACGTTGGGGCAGTAAGACCCAAGGTCGGTCAGCAGGCCAAAACGGCGACGCCCGTCATTGAAGACGAACTGGGTGGGCTCCAGTGCATCATGGGCGACGGACACCACATCGATGCCCAGCGCTCCCACCTGCAATCTTTGACCACCTTCCACCACT
Proteins encoded:
- a CDS encoding acyltransferase family protein, producing MGRIEQLETSQERPMTPLGRGEGFRSDINGLRAWAVMSVVLYHFGVYGFSGGFVGVDIFFVISGFLMVGIIFRGLEAQGRGWFGTAFRLSDFYLSRARRIVPALAVLCVFLALLGWLILFPVEYISIGKGMIAAIGFFSNWQFNKEFSYFDDAAKENFLLHTWSLSVEWQFYMLLPLGILLLWRLSSSRNIHAVVLFTGAIISFCISVMLSNTKPMYAFYMLPSRAWEMLLGGALFLVLHNFHLGRLLRRWLEVLGYGLIILSVCLFDESTRWPGFNALLPVSGTLLILIAAQQDSIWSSNRGAQWLGNCSYSLYLWHWPIAVGLLYVQGRGNPWLVLFGIFLSIILGWLSFRFIEGPGRRFLSGPSRLFCSFRLLTVFAFVSLVGFLVTKVDTLYLHRLSEEAIRDYAEAKDVNPRQTECHIYGAGKHPECTYGGSKLGAIVIGDSHAGALVRAVENSLPDRNLHVLDWTYAACPTILDLKHVSDNTYRCGESVRRFLEKSHTLPASVPLIIINRLSVYTIGYNEPDLKIKYTAPLNYLTKKYESRSEAFLSEMREGAINTACEFAKDRPVYMVRPIPELAINVPKSMARGVLLGMDGRVSISLEEYRARQKYVVDTQDLAAARCGVKILDPIPYLCDAGRCRGDQGGLPIYFDDDHLSLRGANLLIPMFREAFVNE
- the gvpU gene encoding gas vesicle accessory protein GvpU, which produces MSDVNQSQPQPSPSQSHDDVIAQFKWQGKQIDWLLQWLVKFVANTKVELGITLSVGGNLVSGHLISHDAYFEQLAADISAPFAQFNNGTDESMKEMILSFKPGESNEDTPAFHFIHLKDCRTYSTDESPICDAGVLWRGRIAAVDGFTIGLIARK
- the purC gene encoding phosphoribosylaminoimidazolesuccinocarboxamide synthase, which translates into the protein MEKREELYRGKAKSVYKTDDADRLILLFRNDTSAFDGKRIEQLDRKGMVNNKFNAFIMQKLEEAGVPTQFDKLLGDNECLVKKLDMIPVECVVRNYAAGSLVKRLGVEEGTKLDPYTFELFLKDDAKGDPFINESHVVAFGWGTAEQLVRMKELSLKVNEVLSKLFDDAGLLLVDFKLEFGVFHGEIVLGDEFSPDGCRLWDKDTRKKMDKDRFRQGLGDVIEAYEEVANRLGVPL
- a CDS encoding MBL fold metallo-hydrolase is translated as MRFAVLGSGSRGNGTLVASNDTYVLVDCGFSLRETERRLARLGVSARQLSAILVTHEHADHVHGVGLLSRQYNVPVYLSRGTLRGMRKPVEAAGVVEGGQRLQVGALGIDVVSVAHDALEPTQFVFNDGRRRFGLLTDLGSYCPNVLQSYHGLDALMIEANHCRDMLARGRYPVFLKQRVGGETGHLNNHQAANLVSELGWRDLQHLVLAHLSSKNNLPYLARQCFADTLGCDPDWLELADQDSGLDWRHIA